In Legionella beliardensis, the following are encoded in one genomic region:
- a CDS encoding REP-associated tyrosine transposase gives MVNYRRSTAPGGVFFFTVTLQDRKSNLLVENIHLLREAIGKVRTEQFFQIKAYVILPEHLHMIWQLPIGDSDYSQRWKKIKTLFAKSLHKSGLPLIKTKHNEFCLWQRRFWEHTIKDEADFINHVNYIHYNPIKHGLVKSLHHWPYSSFHHYVKKGIISKNWGDLIFEPSTNLGFGE, from the coding sequence ATGGTAAATTATCGCAGAAGTACTGCTCCTGGAGGCGTATTTTTCTTTACTGTAACCTTGCAAGATAGGAAATCAAATTTACTAGTTGAGAATATTCATTTACTTAGAGAAGCAATTGGTAAAGTGAGAACAGAGCAGTTCTTTCAAATAAAAGCTTATGTCATTTTACCTGAACATCTTCACATGATTTGGCAACTACCCATAGGCGATTCAGATTACTCACAAAGGTGGAAAAAGATCAAAACTCTGTTTGCAAAATCCCTACATAAATCAGGCTTACCACTAATTAAAACAAAACATAATGAATTTTGCCTGTGGCAGCGCCGTTTTTGGGAACATACAATCAAAGATGAAGCAGATTTTATAAATCATGTTAATTATATCCATTATAATCCTATTAAACATGGTTTAGTTAAATCACTACACCACTGGCCTTATTCTTCGTTTCATCATTACGTAAAGAAAGGGATTATTTCTAAAAATTGGGGTGATTTGATATTTGAGCCTAGTACTAATCTTGGCTTTGGCGAGTAG
- a CDS encoding arginine deiminase-related protein, with protein MKIKQFSFCENPNTAILRLTRNFGLKKENEPPNKKLTAKEKAKRKHASLVYEEMSNLMEKMKEQGIKVITVGEDKYIKNEVTYLYPDQVFLTDTGHYFVDESKLHFVPAFFKYKSRRGEEETPTKLAAALGATIWPLQQFDEKKIIFEGGDFIQAPNRSLFFLGYGQRTEKRAIDAMRQIIKKTVIPIKLLRKEFFHLDCCVLPLPNDALVLYEGEYIKDANGHFILDKRGLPLLKPGSQTMTEASRCLLREIYDVEKIILLSTAEALAFGANAVILKSDTDNRYKLFVNGDSKGREIEESIALQNHLISYFSHTKTKILEVTENMMDIFEVPYKSLHYSYGSVHCTVEETFLPQINASVIT; from the coding sequence ATGAAAATAAAGCAATTTTCTTTCTGTGAAAATCCAAATACTGCCATTCTTAGATTAACCAGAAATTTCGGATTAAAAAAAGAAAATGAACCTCCAAATAAGAAGCTCACCGCAAAGGAAAAAGCTAAAAGAAAGCATGCGTCCCTTGTCTATGAAGAGATGTCTAATCTAATGGAGAAAATGAAAGAGCAGGGAATTAAAGTCATTACTGTAGGCGAAGATAAATACATTAAAAACGAAGTGACTTATTTATATCCTGATCAAGTTTTCTTAACTGATACCGGACATTATTTTGTAGATGAAAGTAAACTTCATTTTGTTCCTGCTTTTTTTAAGTATAAGTCACGTCGAGGTGAAGAAGAAACCCCAACTAAACTTGCAGCAGCGCTTGGCGCAACCATATGGCCTCTACAGCAATTTGATGAAAAGAAAATTATTTTCGAAGGCGGCGACTTTATACAGGCACCTAACCGTTCATTATTCTTTTTAGGTTATGGCCAAAGGACTGAAAAGAGGGCCATTGATGCCATGCGCCAAATAATCAAAAAGACGGTTATTCCAATAAAATTACTGCGCAAAGAATTCTTTCACTTAGATTGTTGTGTATTACCTCTACCTAATGATGCATTGGTTCTTTATGAAGGGGAATATATCAAAGATGCTAATGGACATTTTATTTTAGATAAAAGGGGCTTGCCGCTGTTGAAACCAGGAAGCCAGACTATGACAGAAGCGAGCAGATGTCTTCTGCGTGAGATTTATGATGTAGAGAAAATCATTTTACTCAGTACTGCTGAGGCACTTGCCTTTGGTGCTAACGCTGTGATTTTAAAAAGTGATACAGATAATCGCTATAAACTATTTGTGAATGGCGATTCTAAAGGACGAGAAATAGAAGAAAGCATTGCACTTCAAAATCATTTAATTTCTTATTTTTCACACACGAAAACAAAAATACTAGAAGTCACTGAAAATATGATGGATATCTTCGAAGTACCTTATAAGAGCCTGCATTATTCATATGGGTCTGTTCATTGCACGGTTGAAGAAACTTTTTTGCCACAGATAAATGCTAGTGTGATTACTTAA
- a CDS encoding YihY/virulence factor BrkB family protein, whose translation MDIRNVWQSIKELVKLWRIDRVSSLSAALAFYTVFSLAPILLICIVLIGFFLGEAAAQGRILEHASDLVGAKAALQIQTMIENSQQAGKSRMPQLIGIALLIFGTTRVFAELQNGLNRIWGVMPKPGRGLLNVIKDRFLSFSMVLGIALLLLVSMVLSVALAAMSSFLIEMFGGNVYFFMRLEYVVSFLIITVLFAMLFKILPDVILDWKDVWIGAFITAILFSLGKFIVSYYINNSGRISIFGAASSVIIILIWFYFSSQILFIGVEINKLLVLKKGKTIKPKESAMLVDENRTNLENIS comes from the coding sequence ATGGACATTAGAAACGTTTGGCAGTCAATTAAAGAGTTGGTTAAACTCTGGCGTATAGACCGGGTCTCCAGTTTGTCAGCGGCATTAGCCTTCTATACTGTTTTTTCACTTGCACCAATCTTGCTTATCTGCATTGTTCTTATTGGTTTTTTCTTAGGCGAAGCTGCAGCACAAGGCCGTATTTTAGAGCATGCCTCTGACTTGGTAGGGGCAAAAGCTGCGTTACAAATTCAAACCATGATAGAAAATAGCCAACAGGCTGGTAAGAGTAGGATGCCTCAGCTCATTGGTATTGCTTTACTAATTTTTGGTACCACCAGAGTTTTTGCGGAACTGCAAAATGGATTAAATCGAATTTGGGGCGTAATGCCTAAACCAGGCAGAGGATTGCTTAATGTTATTAAAGACCGTTTCCTGTCTTTTAGCATGGTTTTGGGTATTGCCCTTCTTCTGTTAGTTTCAATGGTGCTAAGTGTCGCCCTTGCTGCGATGAGTAGTTTTCTTATTGAGATGTTTGGTGGCAATGTATACTTTTTCATGCGCCTAGAATATGTCGTTTCTTTCCTCATCATTACCGTACTTTTTGCCATGCTATTTAAAATATTACCCGACGTTATCCTTGACTGGAAGGACGTATGGATAGGCGCTTTTATTACAGCCATTTTATTTAGCTTAGGGAAATTTATTGTTAGTTACTACATTAACAACAGCGGCCGAATCTCCATATTTGGCGCTGCCAGTTCGGTGATTATTATTTTAATTTGGTTTTATTTTTCCTCACAAATATTATTTATAGGCGTTGAGATAAATAAATTACTGGTACTAAAAAAAGGCAAAACCATCAAACCTAAGGAATCTGCTATGTTAGTTGATGAGAATAGGACAAACCTGGAAAATATAAGCTAA
- a CDS encoding alpha/beta hydrolase family protein, translating to MRSKGYLKFTWGLCFLSNLLWAVALPPTLEGSYRVGHTSIMLQDLSRAPLIIIPEIIYQSYGSQETFVRSLYENRGRRFIVDIWYPTQATATSPLAEYTYNHMIESDLPPFVPFPATVADCDNTNPQLGPIAKTLLNTPYGPPNAPEPPPDALLPLPQLVCPARMHISFYSRQAVENVPVASGAFPVIVYSHAYGGDPFEFYKVAERLANNGFIVAAANHADNLLNNAIVSYAAPNIQSLQFVYNNDTFATVPPDNIADINFLVENLVAKNTQDSSIPSFQNHINVNQFGAAGFSSGACNTVILAGGSTTLNIAPNPRFKAIMPYEDCAALPIEAPASSKANIRSITLPVFTIYGDSSYARNRVFNLLPSQQAPKYEVILKNSVHQLNSSLCSFFDASFRVLATNPNLQPLDTFFLGYFLDNNVFGLSSLFLYCPKSNTPANYYTLTNILNTLDNYWSSNNSYLQTRNYIFGSSVPWIFDIPPGNYPQFLDEDKVSQFLAFYGTAFFKRYLTNDVSYDNYLKPEFTQKFMPEQRMTKCFDGVCEKSNKSR from the coding sequence ATGCGCAGTAAGGGGTACTTAAAGTTTACTTGGGGACTCTGCTTTTTATCAAATCTGTTGTGGGCAGTGGCCTTACCGCCGACCTTAGAAGGTTCTTATCGTGTGGGTCATACCAGTATTATGTTACAAGACCTAAGCCGCGCACCGCTGATTATTATTCCTGAGATTATTTATCAAAGTTATGGTTCTCAAGAAACTTTTGTCCGTTCACTTTATGAAAATCGAGGTCGACGTTTTATTGTTGATATTTGGTACCCGACCCAGGCAACAGCAACAAGTCCTTTAGCGGAATATACTTATAATCATATGATCGAAAGTGATTTGCCGCCTTTTGTGCCTTTTCCAGCAACTGTTGCTGATTGTGATAACACTAATCCACAGTTGGGTCCTATTGCTAAGACGTTGCTAAACACCCCTTATGGGCCACCTAATGCACCGGAACCGCCACCTGATGCTCTTCTACCATTGCCACAATTGGTTTGTCCTGCACGTATGCATATTAGTTTTTACTCTAGGCAAGCCGTTGAAAATGTACCCGTTGCCTCTGGGGCCTTTCCAGTGATTGTCTATTCACATGCTTATGGTGGTGATCCATTTGAATTTTATAAAGTGGCAGAGCGTTTAGCAAATAATGGTTTTATTGTCGCTGCAGCCAATCATGCTGATAATTTACTTAATAATGCCATCGTAAGTTATGCAGCTCCAAACATTCAAAGTCTTCAGTTTGTCTACAATAATGATACTTTTGCTACGGTCCCACCCGATAATATTGCTGATATTAATTTTCTGGTTGAGAATTTAGTCGCTAAAAATACGCAAGATTCTAGTATTCCTTCTTTTCAAAATCACATCAATGTTAATCAATTTGGTGCAGCGGGCTTTTCCTCAGGTGCTTGTAATACAGTCATTTTAGCGGGCGGATCAACTACTTTAAATATTGCCCCTAACCCGCGATTTAAAGCCATTATGCCCTATGAAGATTGTGCTGCTTTACCCATTGAGGCTCCAGCTAGTAGTAAAGCCAACATTCGTTCAATTACCTTGCCAGTGTTTACGATTTATGGTGACTCATCTTATGCACGTAATCGTGTCTTTAATTTACTCCCTAGTCAGCAAGCACCTAAGTATGAAGTCATTCTTAAAAATAGTGTGCATCAGCTAAATTCTTCTCTTTGTAGTTTTTTTGACGCCTCTTTTAGAGTGCTCGCAACCAATCCCAATTTACAACCGTTGGATACTTTTTTCCTAGGTTATTTTCTTGATAATAATGTATTTGGTTTAAGTAGTTTATTTCTTTATTGCCCAAAATCTAATACGCCAGCTAATTATTACACGTTAACTAATATTCTTAATACCCTAGATAATTATTGGTCATCAAATAACAGTTACCTGCAAACACGAAATTATATTTTTGGTAGTAGTGTTCCTTGGATATTTGATATACCACCTGGCAATTACCCTCAATTTTTAGATGAGGACAAGGTCTCACAATTTTTAGCCTTTTATGGCACCGCTTTTTTTAAACGTTACCTTACCAACGATGTTAGTTATGACAACTATCTAAAACCAGAATTTACTCAAAAATTTATGCCTGAGCAACGAATGACTAAGTGTTTTGATGGTGTTTGTGAGAAATCAAACAAGAGCCGTTAA
- a CDS encoding alpha/beta hydrolase family protein, which yields MRCKGYLKLALSIYLLPKLVWAIALPPALEGPYRVGHTSIILQDFSRAPNVIIPDSIYQSYGLQEAFVRSLYENRGRRFIVDIWYPSQSTVTSPLAEYTFNHTVESDMPPYVPFPTTIANCRNDYELLGPLAKTALNAPFNNIPPSAPNANPPPPPYSQVVCPGEATINFYSKIATENLPVAPGNFPVIVYSHGNGGQAIEFYKVAERLANNGFIVAALNHGNGYTNYYYNLLAPNIQSLDYVYSNLDFTIPPDNIADINFLVENLITKNSQDTNTPSFQNHININQFGAAGFSLGACNALILAGGSNTLGIAANPRFKAIMPYETCASDDYIEAPVSSNENIRSITLPVFTIYGDSSYARNRVFNLLPSQQAPKYEVILKNSAHQLDSSFCAIYEAQFKFLAANPNPQAFLPNENLFFGGVSTNSGLSNLLNTCPKTTIPANYYSLTNIVIDSSNYWSATLPSFNTQLEYLYGYNPLPWVFDIPPGNFPRYLDEDKLSHFLAFYGTAFFKRYLTNDTNYDNYLKPGFTQKFMPEQRMTKCFKGVCEKTNRLG from the coding sequence ATGCGCTGCAAAGGCTACCTCAAATTAGCGTTGAGTATTTATCTTTTACCTAAGCTTGTGTGGGCAATTGCTTTACCCCCGGCTTTAGAAGGCCCGTATCGGGTAGGACATACTAGCATTATCTTGCAAGATTTTAGTCGAGCACCCAATGTCATTATTCCTGATAGTATTTATCAAAGTTATGGTCTCCAAGAAGCGTTTGTGCGCTCACTTTATGAAAATCGTGGCCGACGTTTTATTGTTGATATTTGGTACCCTTCCCAATCAACGGTAACAAGTCCCTTAGCTGAATATACTTTTAACCACACGGTAGAAAGTGATATGCCCCCATATGTACCCTTTCCAACAACCATTGCCAATTGTAGAAATGATTATGAGCTACTAGGCCCACTTGCTAAAACAGCACTGAATGCACCATTTAACAATATTCCACCCTCTGCCCCCAACGCCAATCCTCCGCCACCGCCTTATTCACAAGTGGTGTGCCCTGGTGAGGCAACAATTAATTTTTATTCTAAAATTGCAACTGAAAATTTACCAGTTGCTCCCGGTAATTTTCCAGTGATTGTGTACTCGCATGGTAATGGCGGCCAAGCAATTGAATTTTACAAAGTAGCAGAGCGTTTAGCTAACAATGGCTTTATTGTAGCCGCACTTAATCATGGCAATGGATATACTAATTATTATTATAATTTATTGGCACCTAATATTCAGAGCCTTGATTATGTTTACAGTAATCTTGATTTTACTATCCCCCCTGATAATATTGCCGACATTAATTTTTTAGTAGAAAATTTAATTACTAAAAATAGTCAAGATACAAATACGCCATCTTTTCAAAATCATATTAATATTAATCAGTTTGGTGCCGCAGGTTTTTCATTAGGTGCTTGTAATGCATTAATTTTAGCCGGTGGTTCAAACACCTTAGGTATTGCAGCAAACCCACGTTTTAAAGCGATTATGCCTTATGAAACTTGTGCAAGCGATGATTATATAGAAGCGCCTGTTAGCAGTAATGAAAATATTCGTTCAATTACCTTGCCAGTGTTTACGATTTATGGTGACTCATCTTATGCACGTAATCGTGTCTTTAATTTACTCCCTAGTCAGCAAGCACCTAAGTATGAAGTCATTCTTAAAAATAGTGCCCATCAGCTAGATTCAAGTTTTTGTGCAATTTATGAGGCACAATTTAAATTTTTGGCAGCAAATCCTAATCCGCAAGCATTTCTACCCAATGAGAATCTTTTCTTTGGCGGTGTTAGCACGAATTCTGGGCTAAGCAATTTACTAAATACTTGTCCAAAAACAACTATCCCTGCTAATTATTATTCACTAACAAATATTGTCATAGACTCTTCTAATTATTGGTCAGCAACGCTCCCAAGTTTTAACACGCAACTAGAATACCTTTACGGTTATAATCCATTGCCCTGGGTATTTGATATCCCACCTGGAAACTTTCCTCGTTATTTAGATGAAGATAAACTTTCACACTTTTTAGCTTTCTATGGTACCGCCTTTTTTAAACGTTACCTTACTAATGATACCAATTATGATAATTACCTAAAGCCTGGGTTTACACAGAAGTTTATGCCTGAACAACGCATGACTAAATGTTTTAAGGGTGTTTGTGAGAAAACAAATAGACTTGGCTAA
- a CDS encoding tetratricopeptide repeat protein encodes MKFSLQYKNKVVITLEIGEFSQAMNIPLLTRSNILTIKFPGKTNWYNSEIGTEIHNKLEEILKQNGVVSKANFAGVPYFKVSEHKGTTNFSSSSQEVVLHMMIAVWKFMQENSNDITLLERDYYNSDYTRLYETNRIDRNQFNDYVNTAFASLTAPRRNLITAYEQYQESILTLQGELNKFKSNLTGISSKYKNTGYLKQITSDFAAQINNVFKDKICLTPLVKHEVAKVISETYQKAVVAHKKNSFFGRIGWSSSDFATDLSKAFKKFLLADGVDSQMIAAVKASNPIEICYHTAEYYFNLVKSKPRELTNFHMQAARYLKLAVDLDNGSHVASFMEKIDRRFIAESAKISEHIALHVIRTPKLRKDLTPYQLGDIIYSTNWSEEKANEVIHIIAGPPPLIDTFSQLERLCGSFSSANLTILTKPSLLELQKVGYTHIGYVLRGAYGALIKNIDSCETVSAELIDFIDIAKESDNAVKEYNSHYTGLYELSEKYATVLKKLEEKALEGHTDFQVLVGQLYRSSNPFTPKNTEKACEFLLMAVFNNEERALQELLEMDAAESDDSIKYSLGKIYLDRLDFDKAFDYFSQVTSASKHYDEAMFECGNIKYCISKDKAEAYSLFAKINPDKKYHLSVLLESCRDRVGSNPSITDIYAVQKRQTIDSVIVSGQEFPKDVRTAQVLFGNSENNKVSLEQLEKVWGEYQKIKKSIFKRKTSSETLAVYNQAKSPIYNDIGRYRILCEYALDKKNQHREFYKLLIKTFGQDFFQERSNNSSLMFQTPLNTFKGKDRDSSQEYRSIPRV; translated from the coding sequence ATGAAGTTTTCTCTTCAATATAAAAATAAAGTTGTTATCACATTAGAAATAGGCGAATTTAGCCAAGCAATGAATATTCCCTTATTAACCAGATCTAATATTCTAACTATAAAATTTCCTGGCAAAACCAATTGGTACAATTCTGAAATTGGTACAGAAATACATAATAAATTAGAGGAAATATTAAAGCAAAATGGTGTTGTAAGTAAGGCTAATTTTGCTGGTGTGCCTTATTTTAAGGTCTCTGAACATAAAGGTACAACAAATTTTTCTAGTTCGAGCCAGGAAGTAGTCCTACACATGATGATTGCTGTATGGAAATTCATGCAGGAAAATTCTAATGATATTACACTCTTAGAAAGAGATTATTATAACAGTGACTATACCCGTTTATATGAGACTAATCGCATTGATCGTAATCAATTTAATGATTATGTTAATACAGCATTTGCGTCTCTAACAGCACCAAGAAGAAACCTTATTACAGCCTATGAGCAATACCAAGAGAGCATTTTAACATTACAGGGTGAGCTAAATAAATTTAAATCTAATCTAACAGGTATTTCCTCAAAATATAAAAATACAGGTTATTTAAAGCAAATTACGAGTGATTTTGCAGCTCAGATCAATAATGTATTTAAAGATAAAATATGCTTAACTCCATTAGTTAAGCATGAGGTAGCAAAAGTTATTTCTGAAACTTATCAGAAAGCGGTTGTTGCGCATAAAAAAAATAGCTTTTTTGGCCGAATCGGATGGTCAAGTAGTGATTTTGCCACTGATCTAAGTAAAGCGTTTAAAAAATTCTTACTAGCAGATGGCGTTGATAGTCAAATGATTGCCGCAGTCAAAGCTTCAAATCCTATTGAGATTTGTTATCATACTGCAGAGTATTACTTTAATTTAGTTAAATCAAAACCTAGAGAATTAACAAATTTTCATATGCAGGCGGCGCGGTATCTTAAATTAGCTGTGGATCTTGATAATGGAAGTCATGTTGCCAGCTTTATGGAAAAAATAGACAGGCGATTTATAGCAGAAAGCGCCAAAATTTCTGAGCATATTGCCCTGCATGTCATAAGAACTCCTAAGCTTCGTAAAGATTTAACTCCATATCAGTTAGGAGATATTATTTATTCTACTAATTGGTCAGAAGAAAAGGCAAATGAAGTTATACATATTATTGCAGGGCCTCCGCCTTTAATTGATACATTTTCTCAATTAGAAAGGCTTTGTGGTAGTTTTTCTTCAGCAAATCTTACTATTCTCACTAAGCCTTCTTTGCTTGAATTACAAAAAGTAGGTTATACGCATATTGGTTATGTGTTGCGTGGTGCTTATGGCGCTTTAATAAAAAATATTGATTCTTGTGAGACTGTTTCAGCAGAGCTAATAGACTTCATAGACATCGCTAAAGAAAGCGATAATGCTGTAAAAGAATACAATAGTCATTATACAGGTTTATATGAGTTAAGTGAGAAGTACGCTACTGTTTTAAAAAAATTAGAAGAAAAAGCGTTAGAAGGGCATACAGATTTTCAAGTGTTAGTCGGGCAATTATATAGAAGCTCAAATCCATTTACTCCAAAAAATACAGAAAAGGCATGTGAATTCTTGCTAATGGCTGTGTTCAATAATGAGGAAAGGGCTTTACAAGAGTTACTTGAGATGGATGCTGCTGAAAGCGATGACTCAATTAAATATAGTTTGGGTAAAATTTACTTAGATAGGTTGGATTTTGATAAAGCATTTGACTATTTTTCCCAAGTAACTTCAGCATCGAAACATTATGATGAAGCTATGTTTGAATGTGGAAATATTAAATATTGTATTTCTAAAGATAAAGCTGAAGCATATAGTTTATTCGCTAAAATAAATCCTGATAAAAAATATCATTTATCTGTACTGCTGGAGTCTTGCCGTGACAGAGTAGGCTCTAATCCTTCTATAACAGATATTTATGCAGTGCAGAAAAGGCAGACAATAGACTCAGTGATAGTTTCTGGCCAAGAATTTCCGAAAGATGTTAGAACAGCTCAAGTGTTGTTTGGTAATTCAGAAAATAACAAGGTAAGCCTTGAGCAATTGGAGAAAGTTTGGGGAGAATATCAAAAAATTAAAAAATCAATTTTTAAGAGAAAGACTAGCTCTGAAACATTAGCTGTTTATAATCAAGCAAAAAGCCCTATTTATAATGACATCGGTAGATATCGCATTTTATGTGAATATGCATTAGATAAAAAGAATCAACACCGTGAATTTTATAAGCTTTTAATAAAAACATTTGGTCAAGATTTCTTTCAAGAAAGAAGTAATAATAGCTCATTAATGTTTCAAACTCCTTTAAATACGTTTAAAGGAAAAGATAGGGACAGTTCACAAGAATATCGTTCTATCCCGAGGGTTTAA
- the nhaA gene encoding Na+/H+ antiporter NhaA, with translation MPLNPQLPKESIHWLSKPLDRFIRIETSTASLLLLSAFISIILANSPWSKFFLSIWDISLGFHVGNIEFSRSIHSWINDGLMTLFFFFVSLELKRELVFGELREPKIAALPIIAALGGMIVPALFYLLLQAGESGQNGWGIVMATDTAFVIGCLALFGKHIPQSLRIFMLSLAIIDDIGAILVVAIGYNNGITWPALATSLIGFILVYIMRKLGIRSIVIFFFIGALIWVSIDASGIHPTITGVILGLMTPTGAWISDKRLHKILEHVVSYPPGEHWSGDTDDRKALHMAEVAARETLSPVERLEILLHPWIGYLILPLFALANAGVVISFSDFTNKVTLAVFLGFILGKPIGVFSFSFIAELLGLAKRPSDLNWVLLACSSVLTGIGFTMAIFIANLAFNNNLINSARLGILLASIFCALTGIFMLLIYKLFFSSNLNSSASE, from the coding sequence GTGCCATTAAATCCACAATTACCTAAGGAGTCTATACATTGGTTATCTAAACCCTTAGATCGATTTATTCGTATTGAAACAAGCACAGCTAGTTTATTATTACTATCGGCTTTTATATCAATAATATTGGCAAACTCGCCTTGGTCAAAATTTTTTTTATCTATTTGGGATATCTCCTTAGGCTTTCACGTGGGAAATATTGAATTTTCTCGTTCAATTCATAGCTGGATAAATGATGGATTAATGACTTTATTTTTCTTTTTTGTGTCTTTAGAGTTAAAGCGAGAATTGGTCTTTGGCGAGTTGCGTGAGCCTAAAATAGCGGCTCTTCCTATTATTGCGGCCTTGGGTGGGATGATTGTACCTGCTTTATTTTACCTCTTACTTCAAGCAGGCGAGTCTGGGCAGAATGGGTGGGGTATTGTTATGGCAACAGATACTGCCTTTGTGATTGGATGCTTGGCTTTATTTGGTAAACATATTCCTCAAAGCCTTCGGATATTCATGTTGTCATTAGCCATTATTGATGATATTGGCGCAATCTTAGTTGTAGCTATTGGTTATAATAATGGAATTACTTGGCCAGCTCTTGCTACATCATTAATAGGGTTTATTCTCGTGTACATCATGAGAAAATTAGGAATTCGCAGTATAGTTATATTTTTTTTTATTGGAGCTCTAATATGGGTTTCAATAGATGCATCAGGTATTCATCCCACTATTACTGGCGTTATTCTTGGATTAATGACTCCTACTGGAGCCTGGATAAGTGATAAACGGTTACATAAAATTTTAGAGCATGTGGTTTCTTATCCACCAGGAGAGCATTGGAGTGGAGATACAGATGATCGCAAGGCATTACACATGGCTGAAGTAGCGGCTCGTGAAACCCTTTCTCCAGTTGAGCGACTTGAAATTCTCTTGCACCCCTGGATTGGGTATCTAATTTTGCCCCTATTTGCGCTAGCTAATGCAGGAGTAGTAATATCTTTTTCCGATTTTACTAATAAAGTTACCCTTGCTGTATTTTTGGGATTTATCCTGGGAAAACCTATAGGGGTCTTTAGTTTTAGTTTTATTGCTGAATTGCTTGGGTTAGCAAAGAGACCTAGCGACCTTAATTGGGTATTGTTAGCTTGTAGTAGTGTATTAACTGGTATTGGATTTACAATGGCTATCTTCATCGCGAATTTAGCATTCAATAACAATCTTATTAATTCAGCTCGATTAGGTATACTATTAGCGAGTATTTTTTGTGCCTTAACGGGTATTTTTATGCTTTTAATATATAAATTGTTTTTCTCGTCTAACTTAAACTCTAGTGCATCTGAATGA